Proteins co-encoded in one Cryptosporangium aurantiacum genomic window:
- a CDS encoding 5-formyltetrahydrofolate cyclo-ligase codes for MSATYASASPDGPVRSAKASLRAARRSARAARFGSLSPAEVAVESRRLVAHLLAGLNERGVWSVAAYLPVGSEPGVVPGPPTLSGAPRVGLPDALREAGIGVLLPLMRPDRDLDWAPYEGRESLVRGPHDLWEPDPASTLGVDAVRSADVVVVPALAVGRDGSRLGRGAGCYDRALARVAPATPLVALVYDDELLDAVPTEPHDRPVTDVVTPTGGWLPLSSRGHHL; via the coding sequence ATGAGCGCGACGTACGCCTCCGCGAGCCCGGACGGGCCCGTGCGGTCGGCGAAGGCGTCCCTGCGCGCCGCGCGGCGTAGTGCTCGCGCGGCACGGTTCGGAAGCCTTTCCCCGGCCGAGGTGGCGGTCGAGAGCCGACGTCTGGTGGCCCACCTTCTCGCCGGTCTCAACGAGCGCGGGGTGTGGTCGGTGGCGGCATACCTGCCGGTCGGTTCGGAGCCGGGCGTCGTCCCCGGGCCGCCGACGCTGTCCGGTGCGCCGCGGGTCGGTCTGCCGGACGCGCTCCGCGAGGCGGGGATCGGCGTCCTGTTGCCGCTGATGCGACCGGACCGGGATCTCGACTGGGCGCCCTACGAGGGCCGGGAATCACTCGTGCGCGGTCCCCACGACCTGTGGGAACCCGACCCCGCCTCGACGCTGGGCGTGGACGCGGTGCGCTCGGCCGACGTCGTCGTGGTGCCCGCGCTGGCGGTCGGCCGGGACGGCTCGCGCCTCGGCCGCGGCGCCGGCTGTTACGACCGCGCGCTGGCCCGGGTGGCCCCGGCCACCCCGCTGGTCGCGCTGGTCTACGACGACGAGCTGCTCGACGCGGTGCCCACCGAGCCGCACGACCGACCGGTCACCGACGTGGTCACGCCGACCGGCGGATGGCTGCCGCTTTCGTCCCGTGGGCACCATCTGTGA
- a CDS encoding FmdB family zinc ribbon protein, giving the protein MPTYQYQCTACGHRLDAVQSFTDAPLTVCPDCEGSLRKLFSSVGVVFKGSGFYRTDSRSGSTSSEPAKTSSSSESSKPKTDSTSSSSSSSSSSSSGSTSKAAV; this is encoded by the coding sequence GTGCCGACCTACCAGTACCAGTGCACGGCCTGCGGCCACCGGCTCGACGCGGTTCAGTCGTTCACCGACGCCCCGCTCACCGTCTGCCCGGACTGCGAGGGCTCGCTGCGCAAGCTGTTCTCGTCGGTGGGCGTCGTGTTCAAGGGCTCTGGCTTCTACCGCACCGACTCGCGGTCGGGCTCCACCAGCTCGGAGCCGGCGAAGACCTCGTCGTCGTCCGAGTCGAGCAAGCCGAAGACCGACAGCACGTCCTCGTCGAGCTCCTCTTCGAGCTCGTCGTCGTCGGGCTCCACGTCCAAGGCCGCGGTCTAA
- the mscL gene encoding large conductance mechanosensitive channel protein MscL: MLKGFREFIRRGNVVDLAVGVVIGAAFTGLVTQFGNSFLKPLIQVLTGGEKVGGRFEIRGAIFDYGAFITALIVFALTAAALYFVVVAPMNRLNELRRRGQEPEPAAPSEEVVLLTEIRDALRDKAGHRRF; this comes from the coding sequence ATGCTCAAGGGATTCCGCGAATTCATCCGCCGCGGCAACGTGGTCGACCTCGCCGTCGGTGTCGTGATCGGTGCCGCCTTCACCGGTCTCGTCACCCAGTTCGGCAACTCGTTCCTCAAGCCGCTGATCCAGGTGCTCACCGGCGGCGAGAAGGTCGGCGGAAGGTTCGAGATCCGGGGGGCGATCTTCGACTACGGGGCGTTCATCACCGCGCTCATCGTGTTCGCGCTGACCGCCGCGGCGCTGTACTTCGTCGTGGTCGCGCCGATGAACCGGCTCAACGAACTGCGCCGCCGCGGCCAGGAGCCGGAGCCCGCGGCCCCGAGCGAGGAAGTGGTGCTGCTCACCGAGATCCGCGACGCGCTCCGCGACAAGGCCGGCCACCGCCGCTTCTGA
- a CDS encoding penicillin acylase family protein, whose amino-acid sequence MNAVRIVRRIGLSLLVVLVVLACVVGTTVFFTIRASLPDYTGTVRVPGLDSSVQVYRDAQGIPQVYADNADDLFRAEGYLHAVDRFWEMDFRRHITSGRLAELFGPSQVETDRYIRTMGWRRVAEEELPLLSADTRRWLQSYADGVNAWIDEHSGNSAGLEYAVLKLQNSGYEIEPWTPVDSLSWLKAMAWDLRSNMSEELDRARLLAAGFDWERINQLYPQYPYDEHPPILTSGAVVDGTFRPTATVPPSGSRSASSTEGRTARGSGGGTETADQAAVRTALTELGGRLDTLGAGLDRLPELLGTSGEGIGSNSWVVGGSRTTTGKPLLANDPHLGPVMPSIWYQVGLHCTKRSAACPFDVSGFSFSGVPGVVIGHNAKVAWGFTNLGPDVADLFLERVQGNTYERDGEQVPLVRRTERIKVAGGDDVTLTVRSTIHGPLLSDQDADLREVGAKPGVDEGGIPTQQARPADPAYAVALSWTALQPSRTMDAMFALNRAATFDDFRAAATQFAVPAQNMIYADVDGNIGYQAPGTIPIRGSGDGLFPAPGWNPSYDWVGAVPFAQMPYAYNPPSGYIVTANQAPVREGAGPMLGYDWDYGYRSARIDALLQAKFSTGKVGVEDMSAIQIDTWSGLAPELVPVLTGVDFVGGVPPRVRAARDLLAEWDFHQSESSAAAAYFNAVWRHLLLRTFDELPDDAPPDGGSRWFEVVTALLRNSDSPWWDEKSTSTVEQRDDIVRAALRDAADELTERLGDDPSEWRWGDLHTLTIRNQSLGESGVGMVEAMFNRGPYPVAGGSSLVDATGWTPSEGYEVVWVPSMRMVVDLADLDRSRWVNLTGQSGHPFSDHYTDQVELWRNGETTAMRWRPETIRREARYAQKLVP is encoded by the coding sequence GTGAACGCCGTACGGATTGTGCGCCGAATCGGTCTGTCCCTCCTCGTCGTCCTGGTCGTCCTGGCCTGCGTCGTAGGGACCACCGTGTTCTTCACGATCCGTGCGTCGCTGCCCGACTACACAGGCACCGTGCGGGTGCCCGGCCTCGACTCGTCGGTCCAGGTCTATCGCGACGCCCAGGGCATCCCGCAGGTCTACGCGGACAACGCCGACGACCTGTTCCGGGCCGAGGGATACCTGCACGCGGTCGACCGTTTCTGGGAGATGGACTTCCGCCGCCACATCACGTCCGGCCGCCTCGCCGAGTTGTTCGGGCCCTCGCAGGTGGAGACCGACCGGTACATCCGGACGATGGGCTGGCGACGCGTCGCCGAGGAGGAACTGCCGCTGCTCTCCGCCGACACCCGTCGCTGGCTCCAGTCGTACGCCGACGGCGTCAACGCGTGGATCGACGAGCATTCGGGCAACTCCGCGGGCCTCGAGTACGCGGTGCTGAAGCTGCAGAACTCCGGCTACGAGATCGAGCCGTGGACGCCGGTCGACAGCCTGTCGTGGTTGAAGGCGATGGCGTGGGACCTGCGCAGCAACATGAGCGAGGAGCTGGACCGGGCGCGGCTCCTCGCCGCCGGGTTCGACTGGGAGCGGATCAACCAGCTCTACCCGCAGTACCCGTACGACGAGCACCCGCCGATCCTCACGTCCGGTGCGGTCGTGGACGGCACGTTCCGGCCCACCGCCACCGTGCCGCCGAGCGGGAGCCGGTCGGCGTCGAGCACGGAGGGCCGCACCGCACGGGGCAGTGGAGGCGGCACCGAGACCGCGGACCAGGCCGCGGTCCGCACCGCGCTCACCGAGCTGGGCGGTCGGCTCGACACGCTCGGCGCCGGCCTCGACCGGCTACCCGAGCTGCTGGGGACGAGCGGCGAGGGCATCGGGTCGAACTCCTGGGTGGTCGGCGGCAGCCGGACGACGACCGGGAAGCCGCTGCTGGCCAACGACCCGCACCTCGGGCCGGTTATGCCGTCGATCTGGTACCAGGTCGGCCTGCACTGCACGAAGCGGAGCGCGGCCTGCCCGTTCGACGTGAGCGGTTTCAGCTTCTCCGGTGTGCCGGGGGTGGTGATCGGCCACAACGCGAAGGTCGCCTGGGGCTTCACGAACCTGGGGCCGGACGTCGCTGACCTGTTCCTGGAGCGCGTGCAGGGCAACACCTACGAGCGTGACGGCGAGCAGGTGCCGCTGGTCCGCCGCACCGAGCGGATCAAGGTCGCCGGCGGGGACGACGTCACGCTGACCGTGCGCAGCACGATCCACGGCCCGCTGCTGTCCGACCAGGACGCCGACCTGCGCGAGGTCGGCGCGAAACCGGGCGTCGACGAGGGCGGCATCCCCACCCAGCAGGCCCGCCCGGCCGATCCGGCGTACGCGGTCGCGCTGAGCTGGACGGCGCTGCAGCCCAGCCGCACGATGGACGCGATGTTCGCGCTGAACCGCGCGGCCACGTTCGATGATTTCCGCGCCGCCGCCACGCAGTTCGCCGTACCGGCGCAGAACATGATCTACGCCGACGTCGACGGCAACATCGGTTATCAGGCGCCGGGCACGATCCCGATCCGGGGCAGCGGAGACGGCCTCTTCCCGGCGCCCGGCTGGAACCCCAGCTACGACTGGGTGGGTGCGGTGCCGTTCGCGCAGATGCCGTACGCGTACAACCCGCCGTCCGGGTACATCGTCACGGCGAACCAAGCGCCGGTGCGCGAGGGCGCGGGACCGATGCTCGGGTACGACTGGGACTACGGCTACCGCAGCGCGCGCATCGACGCGCTGCTGCAGGCGAAGTTCAGCACCGGCAAGGTCGGCGTCGAGGACATGAGCGCGATCCAGATCGACACCTGGAGCGGGCTCGCACCCGAGCTGGTGCCGGTGCTGACCGGCGTCGACTTCGTCGGAGGGGTCCCGCCGCGGGTGCGCGCGGCTCGTGACCTGCTGGCCGAGTGGGACTTCCACCAGTCGGAGAGTTCGGCGGCCGCGGCGTACTTCAACGCGGTCTGGCGGCACCTGCTGCTGCGGACGTTCGACGAGCTGCCGGACGACGCTCCGCCGGACGGCGGGAGCCGCTGGTTCGAGGTCGTGACCGCGCTCCTGCGGAACTCGGATTCCCCCTGGTGGGACGAGAAGAGTACGAGCACTGTCGAGCAGCGGGACGACATCGTGCGCGCCGCGCTGCGGGACGCGGCGGACGAGCTGACCGAGCGGCTCGGCGACGACCCCTCCGAGTGGCGGTGGGGCGACCTGCACACGCTCACGATCCGGAACCAGTCGCTGGGGGAGTCGGGCGTCGGCATGGTGGAGGCGATGTTCAACCGGGGGCCGTATCCGGTGGCCGGTGGGAGCAGCCTGGTCGACGCGACCGGGTGGACCCCGTCCGAGGGCTACGAGGTGGTGTGGGTGCCGTCGATGCGGATGGTCGTGGACCTGGCCGACCTCGATCGATCACGGTGGGTGAACCTGACTGGCCAGTCCGGTCACCCGTTCTCCGACCACTACACCGACCAGGTTGAACTTTGGCGTAACGGCGAAACAACAGCCATGCGATGGCGGCCGGAGACGATCCGGCGGGAGGCTCGTTATGCCCAGAAACTGGTGCCCTGA
- a CDS encoding MBL fold metallo-hydrolase: MLDADRLARARRTRINAERRRRGERIWPETFADRLTSPLPGPREQWQLFRHGRPPVDRTDVVRIPVDRSGLLRATGQEQTVVTWVGHATFVLQIGGLTVLTDPIWSDAMPGVTRRLTPPGIAWAELPPIDAVVISHNHYDHLDAPTIRRLPRDTPVFVPAALGEWFERRGFTQVTEFDWWESTTLAGVSFDFVPAHHWSRRSLTDTCKTLWGGWVMTDDSGRRVYFAGDTGYGHWFGEIGRRYPGIDVALLPIGAYHPRWFMQPVHLDPEEAVRACGDLGASRMATMHWGTFVLTSEPLTEPRERAQRAWAAAGRPRDDLWDLAVGESRPLPH, from the coding sequence ATGTTGGACGCCGACCGGCTCGCCCGGGCCCGTCGTACCCGGATCAACGCCGAACGTCGCCGTCGCGGCGAGCGGATCTGGCCGGAAACGTTCGCCGACCGGCTGACCAGCCCGCTGCCCGGGCCCCGTGAGCAGTGGCAACTGTTCCGGCACGGCCGGCCACCGGTCGATCGCACCGACGTTGTGCGCATCCCGGTCGACCGGTCCGGGCTGCTTCGGGCCACCGGTCAGGAGCAGACCGTCGTCACCTGGGTCGGGCACGCCACGTTCGTCCTGCAGATCGGGGGGCTCACCGTGCTCACCGACCCGATCTGGTCGGACGCGATGCCCGGCGTGACCCGCCGGCTGACTCCGCCCGGCATCGCCTGGGCCGAGCTGCCGCCGATCGACGCGGTGGTGATCAGCCACAACCACTACGACCACCTGGACGCTCCGACGATCCGCCGGTTGCCGCGCGACACCCCGGTGTTCGTCCCGGCCGCACTCGGCGAGTGGTTCGAGCGCCGTGGGTTCACCCAGGTCACCGAGTTCGACTGGTGGGAGTCCACGACGCTGGCCGGGGTCAGCTTCGACTTCGTGCCCGCGCACCACTGGAGCAGGCGGTCGCTCACCGACACCTGCAAGACGCTCTGGGGCGGGTGGGTGATGACCGACGACAGCGGCCGGCGCGTCTACTTCGCCGGCGACACCGGCTACGGGCACTGGTTCGGCGAGATCGGTCGCCGGTACCCGGGCATCGACGTGGCGCTGCTGCCGATCGGGGCGTACCACCCGCGCTGGTTCATGCAGCCGGTGCACCTCGACCCGGAGGAGGCGGTCCGGGCCTGCGGCGACCTCGGCGCGAGCCGGATGGCGACGATGCACTGGGGCACGTTCGTGCTCACCAGCGAGCCGCTCACCGAACCGCGCGAGCGGGCACAGCGCGCGTGGGCCGCGGCGGGCCGCCCCCGCGACGATCTCTGGGACCTCGCGGTCGGCGAATCCCGTCCCCTCCCCCACTGA
- a CDS encoding TetR/AcrR family transcriptional regulator, which translates to MTTVRQTSQIPGKPSRPLGARAGARPGTRRGPGNGPGRDGTREGQSAPDVWLTEHSAAEPLRRLPSQQRSRLRVERILDAAGELVAERGYEATTTSLIARRARVSPGSFYQFFADKRAAVKALSARNLAVFAERLDAAVVEAHFEHWYDTVDAAFDIYVDLCRHHPGFRAVRFGDIVDTHLLDPTQDNDSVVAGRVASLLHARFGVLDTAALRLALLTTTKVADALIKFAFSRDPHGDEEVLLQARRMLRIHLEGYVQLGGAALTPEE; encoded by the coding sequence GTGACCACAGTCCGACAGACGTCGCAGATCCCCGGAAAGCCGTCACGGCCACTCGGAGCCCGCGCGGGTGCCCGCCCGGGGACGAGACGTGGACCCGGCAACGGCCCGGGTCGTGACGGAACTCGGGAGGGCCAGTCGGCGCCCGACGTCTGGCTCACGGAGCACTCCGCAGCGGAGCCGCTCCGCCGGCTGCCCAGCCAGCAGCGCAGCCGTCTGCGGGTCGAACGGATCCTCGACGCGGCCGGTGAGCTGGTGGCCGAGCGCGGCTACGAGGCCACGACGACGAGCCTCATCGCGCGGAGGGCGCGGGTGTCGCCGGGGTCGTTCTACCAGTTCTTCGCGGACAAGCGCGCTGCCGTCAAGGCGCTGTCGGCACGGAACCTGGCGGTGTTCGCGGAGCGGCTGGACGCCGCCGTGGTCGAGGCGCACTTCGAGCACTGGTACGACACCGTCGACGCGGCCTTCGACATCTACGTCGACCTGTGCAGGCACCACCCGGGGTTCCGGGCGGTGCGGTTCGGCGACATCGTCGACACGCACCTGCTGGACCCGACGCAGGACAACGACTCGGTCGTGGCCGGGCGGGTCGCGAGCCTGCTGCACGCGCGGTTCGGTGTCCTCGACACGGCTGCGTTGCGGCTCGCGCTGCTGACCACGACGAAGGTCGCCGATGCGCTGATCAAGTTCGCGTTCAGCCGCGATCCGCACGGGGACGAGGAGGTGCTCCTGCAGGCGCGCCGGATGCTGCGTATTCACCTGGAGGGATACGTCCAACTCGGCGGCGCGGCTCTGACGCCCGAGGAGTAG
- a CDS encoding alanine racemase, whose protein sequence is MEAATAHLEPPFAVLDRTAFRANAVALTRRAAGTPIRLASKSLRCRTALIEALSLDGFAGVLAYTLPEALWLAEGEGASAFSDVVVGYPTANRAALAQLAGSERLAERVTLMIDSVDQLDLIDDVAPPGQRAEIQVCLDLDSSLKLAGDRLHIGVRRSPIHTAADAAVLARRVALRPGFRIVGLMSYEAQIAGVGDAPPGRFLRGLAVRWMQRRSWGELLERRAKVVDAVQYSLQQVGAGPLRFVNAGGTGSVEKTAADPVVTEVAAGSGLYGPTLFDAYRTFTPRPAAMFAVQVVRRPARGWVTAAGGGWVASGPPGPDRLPTPVYPPGLTMAPTEMAGEVQTPLRGDAADTLKLGDRVWFRHAKAGELCEHVDVLHVVDGDRVVDVVPTYRGEGRAF, encoded by the coding sequence CTGGAGGCGGCCACCGCCCACCTCGAGCCACCGTTCGCGGTGCTCGACCGCACCGCGTTCCGGGCGAACGCGGTGGCGCTGACCCGGCGGGCGGCCGGGACGCCGATCCGGCTGGCCAGCAAGTCGCTGCGGTGCCGCACGGCGCTGATCGAGGCGCTGTCACTGGACGGGTTCGCCGGAGTGCTGGCCTACACGCTGCCCGAAGCGCTCTGGCTGGCCGAGGGCGAGGGCGCCAGCGCGTTCAGCGACGTCGTCGTGGGCTACCCGACCGCGAACCGGGCGGCGCTGGCCCAGTTGGCCGGGTCCGAGCGGCTCGCCGAGCGGGTCACGCTGATGATCGACTCCGTCGACCAGCTCGATCTGATCGACGACGTCGCGCCGCCCGGCCAGCGCGCCGAGATCCAGGTGTGCCTCGACCTCGATTCCTCGCTCAAGCTCGCCGGTGATCGCTTGCACATCGGCGTCCGGCGGTCGCCGATCCACACCGCAGCCGACGCCGCGGTGCTGGCCCGCCGGGTCGCGCTCCGGCCGGGGTTCCGGATCGTCGGGCTGATGTCGTACGAGGCGCAGATCGCCGGTGTCGGCGACGCGCCGCCCGGCCGTTTCCTGCGTGGGCTCGCGGTGCGCTGGATGCAGCGTCGGTCCTGGGGTGAGCTGCTCGAACGGCGGGCCAAGGTGGTCGACGCCGTGCAGTACTCGCTGCAGCAGGTCGGCGCCGGGCCGCTGCGGTTCGTCAACGCCGGTGGCACCGGCAGCGTCGAGAAGACCGCGGCCGATCCGGTGGTCACCGAGGTCGCCGCCGGTTCCGGCCTCTACGGCCCGACGCTGTTCGACGCCTACCGCACGTTCACGCCCCGACCGGCGGCGATGTTCGCGGTCCAGGTCGTGCGCCGACCGGCGCGCGGCTGGGTCACCGCGGCGGGCGGCGGCTGGGTCGCCTCCGGGCCGCCCGGACCGGACCGCCTCCCGACGCCGGTCTACCCGCCCGGGCTGACGATGGCGCCGACCGAGATGGCCGGCGAGGTCCAGACGCCGCTGCGTGGGGACGCCGCCGACACGCTGAAGCTCGGCGACCGCGTCTGGTTCCGGCACGCGAAGGCCGGCGAGCTGTGCGAGCACGTCGACGTGCTGCACGTGGTCGACGGCGACCGGGTGGTGGACGTCGTTCCCACCTACCGGGGCGAAGGCCGAGCATTCTGA
- a CDS encoding D-arabinono-1,4-lactone oxidase, whose translation MTMVSPATTSCANWGRNATWTPADVASPAGVDDLAATVRDARERGLRVKPIGAGHSFTPIAATDGVQISLDALAGVVRVDPATGSVTLRGGTRLRDIPRLLAPYGLAMTNLGDIDAQSISGAISTGTHGTGAKFGGIATQVRGLTLVLADGSVVDCDATREPELFEAARLGLGAIGVIAAVTLQCEPAFLLHAVERPVPLPEMLATFDERADAHDHVEFYWFPHTTGTLYKQNTRLPGDARRQPLSRGRAWWDDEFLSNTVFAWACELGRAAPAAIRPLAVVSARALSAREYVDLSPVVFTSQRRVRFREAEWSIPRPALAQAITEIQRLIDRRGWRISFPIEVRVAAADDLWLSTAHGRDSVYIAVHQYHRTPYEEYFRAVQDIMLDFEGRPHWGKLHSLDAEALRGRYPRFGDFLTVRDRVDPERRFTNPHLDRILGGP comes from the coding sequence ATGACAATGGTGTCCCCGGCCACGACCAGCTGTGCCAACTGGGGCCGCAACGCCACCTGGACCCCCGCCGACGTGGCGTCACCGGCCGGCGTCGACGACCTCGCCGCGACCGTGCGGGACGCGCGGGAACGTGGTCTGCGGGTCAAGCCGATCGGCGCCGGCCACTCGTTCACGCCGATCGCGGCGACCGACGGCGTCCAGATCAGCCTGGATGCGCTGGCCGGCGTCGTGCGCGTGGATCCCGCGACCGGCTCGGTGACGCTCCGCGGCGGGACACGGTTGCGGGACATCCCCCGGTTGCTGGCTCCGTACGGGCTCGCGATGACGAACCTCGGCGACATCGACGCGCAGTCGATCTCGGGCGCGATCTCGACCGGGACGCACGGCACCGGTGCCAAGTTCGGCGGCATCGCCACCCAGGTCCGCGGGCTGACGCTGGTGCTGGCCGACGGTTCGGTGGTCGACTGCGACGCGACGCGGGAACCCGAGCTGTTCGAGGCCGCGCGGCTCGGTCTGGGGGCGATCGGGGTGATCGCCGCGGTCACCCTGCAGTGCGAGCCGGCGTTCCTGCTGCACGCGGTCGAGCGTCCGGTGCCGCTGCCGGAGATGCTGGCCACGTTCGACGAGCGGGCCGATGCCCACGACCACGTCGAGTTCTACTGGTTCCCGCACACGACCGGCACGCTCTACAAGCAGAACACCCGCCTGCCCGGGGACGCCCGGCGACAGCCGCTGTCGCGCGGGCGCGCGTGGTGGGACGACGAGTTCCTCTCCAACACGGTGTTCGCGTGGGCCTGCGAACTCGGGCGGGCGGCACCGGCCGCGATCCGGCCGTTGGCGGTGGTGTCGGCGCGGGCGCTCAGTGCCCGCGAGTACGTCGACCTGTCGCCGGTCGTGTTCACCAGCCAGCGGCGGGTGCGATTCCGCGAAGCGGAGTGGTCGATCCCGCGGCCGGCGCTGGCGCAGGCGATCACCGAGATCCAGCGGCTGATCGACCGGCGCGGGTGGCGGATCTCGTTCCCGATCGAGGTGCGGGTGGCCGCGGCCGACGACCTGTGGCTCTCGACCGCGCACGGACGCGACTCCGTGTACATCGCGGTGCACCAGTATCACCGGACGCCGTACGAGGAGTACTTCCGTGCGGTGCAGGACATCATGCTCGATTTTGAGGGGCGTCCGCACTGGGGCAAGCTCCACTCCCTGGACGCCGAGGCGCTGCGCGGCCGCTATCCGCGGTTCGGCGACTTCCTCACTGTCCGGGACCGCGTCGACCCCGAACGCCGCTTCACCAACCCGCACCTCGATCGAATTCTCGGCGGGCCGTGA
- a CDS encoding glycosyltransferase family 2 protein: MNADPTTTLTEAAAPHARHASVTGGDPTDPQGALNELDHGPNTLDATIVLPCYNEGPHVLQELDRITKAMDASGFRYELLVIDDKSTDNTLQVLQEALPRFPRMRLMPFQRNGGSGTARRIGSAEAYGRIVVWTDADMTYPNDRIPEFIQYLVDHPETDQVVGARTTEQGTHKFLRVPAKWVIRKVAETLAGTKIPDLNSGLRAFRRDVSLPYLRLLPPGFSCVTTITLSFLSNQHTVDYLPIDYAKRAGTSKFHFVRDAYRYILQVLRMVMYFNPIKVLMPLALVLLGVGVVKAVVDVVIYFFRITTNSLLLIVTGLLIASVALLADLIVRSRAD, encoded by the coding sequence ATGAACGCCGACCCGACGACCACTCTCACCGAGGCCGCCGCTCCGCACGCCCGTCACGCCAGCGTCACCGGTGGTGATCCGACCGACCCGCAGGGCGCGCTCAACGAGCTCGACCACGGGCCGAACACGCTCGACGCGACGATCGTGCTGCCCTGCTACAACGAGGGCCCGCACGTCCTGCAAGAGCTGGACCGGATCACCAAGGCGATGGACGCCAGCGGGTTCCGCTACGAACTGCTCGTCATCGACGACAAGTCGACCGACAACACGCTGCAGGTGCTGCAGGAGGCGCTGCCGCGCTTCCCGCGCATGCGGCTGATGCCGTTCCAGCGCAACGGCGGCTCGGGCACCGCGCGGCGGATCGGTAGCGCCGAGGCGTACGGGCGGATCGTCGTCTGGACCGACGCCGACATGACCTACCCGAACGATCGCATCCCGGAGTTCATCCAGTACCTGGTGGACCACCCGGAGACCGACCAGGTCGTCGGCGCTCGCACCACCGAGCAGGGCACGCACAAGTTCCTGCGGGTGCCGGCGAAGTGGGTCATCCGTAAGGTCGCCGAGACGCTCGCCGGAACGAAGATCCCCGACCTCAACTCGGGTCTTCGCGCGTTCCGCCGCGACGTCTCGCTGCCGTACCTGCGGCTGCTGCCTCCCGGCTTCAGCTGCGTCACGACGATCACGCTGTCGTTCCTGTCGAACCAGCACACGGTCGACTACCTGCCGATCGACTACGCGAAGCGCGCGGGCACCTCGAAGTTCCACTTCGTCCGGGATGCGTACCGCTACATCCTGCAGGTGCTGCGGATGGTGATGTACTTCAACCCGATCAAGGTGCTGATGCCGCTGGCGTTGGTGCTCCTCGGGGTCGGCGTGGTGAAGGCGGTCGTCGACGTCGTCATCTACTTCTTCCGCATCACGACGAACTCGCTGCTGCTGATCGTGACCGGTCTGCTGATCGCCTCGGTGGCACTGCTCGCAGACTTGATCGTCCGGTCTCGGGCTGATTGA
- a CDS encoding lysylphosphatidylglycerol synthase domain-containing protein, whose amino-acid sequence MTDAASGIPAESDDVERAADGHAAVESAEIASGGHHLDHEAPAPPRGKSGRKTLLTVAKVVLLLAMVGFAGYALVANWDKVSDALRQLEPWVAVVSVPPVVLAMACAMQVWRSLLSDLGSPIPALAAARIFFISQLGKYVPGSVWSIATQMELGREYKVPRRVGFAVGVLALVLTAAVGLPLAAVTLPFAAPDVLGRYWWVMLTAPVLLAVLHPAVLGPLLNFGFRLIRQPALPKLPSVRGMVRAAGWQALVSVCFGLHAWILLIGLGAPAGRALLAAIGGYALGYAIGLLAIPVPAGAVVREAALTAAFAAVVTVPQAAVVAVLSRVALTVVDLGLAFTFLAVARRKAKPTTH is encoded by the coding sequence GTGACCGACGCGGCGTCGGGTATCCCCGCTGAGTCGGACGACGTCGAGCGCGCCGCCGACGGGCACGCCGCTGTCGAGTCGGCGGAGATCGCATCCGGCGGGCACCACCTGGACCACGAGGCACCAGCGCCGCCCCGCGGTAAGAGCGGGCGCAAGACGCTCCTCACCGTCGCCAAGGTGGTGCTACTGCTGGCGATGGTCGGATTCGCCGGCTACGCGCTCGTGGCGAACTGGGACAAGGTCTCGGACGCCCTGCGTCAGCTCGAACCGTGGGTGGCCGTCGTCTCGGTGCCGCCGGTGGTGCTCGCGATGGCCTGTGCCATGCAGGTCTGGCGGTCGCTGCTGTCCGATCTCGGTTCGCCGATACCGGCGCTGGCGGCGGCGCGGATCTTCTTCATCAGCCAGCTGGGTAAGTACGTGCCGGGCTCGGTCTGGTCGATCGCCACACAGATGGAGCTCGGCCGGGAGTACAAGGTTCCGAGGCGGGTCGGGTTCGCGGTCGGTGTGCTGGCGCTCGTCCTGACCGCCGCCGTCGGGCTGCCGCTGGCGGCCGTCACGTTGCCGTTCGCGGCACCGGACGTCCTGGGGCGGTACTGGTGGGTCATGCTGACGGCGCCCGTCCTGCTGGCCGTGCTGCATCCCGCGGTACTCGGCCCGCTGCTGAACTTCGGGTTCCGCCTGATCCGCCAGCCTGCGCTGCCGAAGCTGCCGAGCGTCCGGGGCATGGTGCGGGCCGCCGGCTGGCAGGCGCTGGTGTCCGTGTGCTTCGGGCTGCACGCATGGATCCTGCTGATCGGTCTCGGTGCACCGGCCGGACGGGCGCTGCTCGCGGCCATCGGCGGGTATGCGTTGGGCTACGCCATCGGCTTGCTCGCGATCCCGGTCCCGGCGGGTGCCGTGGTCCGGGAGGCAGCGCTCACCGCGGCGTTCGCGGCAGTCGTCACGGTTCCGCAAGCCGCGGTCGTCGCGGTGCTCTCGCGAGTCGCGCTCACGGTCGTCGACCTGGGGCTGGCGTTCACGTTCCTCGCAGTCGCCCGCCGCAAGGCCAAGCCCACCACCCACTGA